One genomic segment of Streptomyces sp. RerS4 includes these proteins:
- a CDS encoding alpha/beta hydrolase-fold protein: MHEYPQQQPSGHEPGRGNGKSRRAIVISAGLACALLLAGGGFAAWKYEWFSGNAEATTAGGENPQGVTATEGAGSGKKGAAPSASPKPTGDPDVLLPSGPKSDFKQTATLDDGTTIRKTRLAGAKSGFEGDVWVWTPKEYDDPKYAKSAFPVLIALPGGNGFPTNYWADRSLGLQKAIAEGVQAGTSLPFVLVMPVLNPDNKYYYDGADIPGQAKMGTWMAEDVPNFARANFRTYKSREGWAFMGNSSGAFVGLKQVMEHPDRFRAVIANGGELVPDSPLWKGHQAEMDANNPEKLAQKLIDTKGPEVHVAFQYGTKEGGRALLDKFQQRFGKAPVTITIHEIKGGQHSGWDYVRGMKESGLAEVSKVLKGPKPEAG, encoded by the coding sequence GTGCACGAGTACCCGCAGCAGCAGCCGTCCGGCCACGAGCCCGGTCGCGGGAACGGGAAGTCCCGGCGCGCGATAGTCATCAGCGCGGGCCTCGCCTGCGCGCTGCTCCTGGCCGGCGGCGGCTTCGCCGCCTGGAAGTACGAGTGGTTCTCCGGCAACGCCGAGGCCACCACCGCAGGGGGCGAGAACCCGCAGGGGGTCACGGCCACCGAAGGCGCCGGCTCCGGCAAGAAGGGCGCCGCACCCTCGGCCTCCCCCAAGCCCACCGGCGACCCGGACGTGCTCCTGCCCTCCGGCCCGAAGTCCGACTTCAAGCAGACCGCCACGCTCGACGACGGCACCACCATCCGCAAGACCCGCCTGGCGGGCGCCAAGTCCGGCTTCGAGGGTGACGTCTGGGTCTGGACCCCCAAGGAGTACGACGACCCGAAGTACGCCAAGAGCGCCTTCCCGGTCCTCATCGCCCTGCCCGGCGGCAACGGCTTCCCGACCAACTACTGGGCCGACCGCAGCCTCGGCCTCCAGAAGGCCATCGCCGAGGGCGTCCAGGCGGGCACCAGCCTGCCCTTCGTCCTCGTCATGCCGGTGCTCAACCCGGACAACAAGTACTACTACGACGGCGCCGACATACCCGGCCAGGCCAAGATGGGCACCTGGATGGCCGAGGACGTGCCGAACTTCGCCCGCGCGAACTTCCGCACCTACAAGTCCCGCGAGGGCTGGGCCTTCATGGGCAACTCCTCCGGCGCCTTCGTCGGCCTCAAGCAGGTCATGGAGCACCCGGACCGCTTCAGGGCCGTGATCGCCAACGGCGGCGAGCTCGTCCCGGACTCCCCGCTGTGGAAGGGCCACCAGGCGGAGATGGACGCGAACAACCCCGAGAAGCTCGCGCAGAAGCTGATCGACACCAAGGGCCCCGAGGTCCACGTCGCCTTCCAGTACGGGACGAAGGAGGGCGGGCGCGCGCTGCTGGACAAGTTCCAGCAGCGGTTCGGCAAGGCCCCCGTCACGATCACGATCCACGAGATCAAGGGCGGCCAGCACAGCGGCTGGGACTACGTCCGGGGCATGAAGGAGAGCGGGCTCGCCGAGGTCAGCAAGGTCCTGAAGGGCCCCAAGCCCGAGGCCGGCTGA
- a CDS encoding alpha/beta hydrolase-fold protein, whose amino-acid sequence MQYDQQGDGGPMTKARRRPKRLRQVLIVGGLAAVIAAGGGGAYKAGLFSDIGDPVSFGKIQESAAAEEIRPGVLMPTGPKAEFERTARLPDGTQIAKTTLVGAKSGFTGDVWVWVPKEYDEPRYAKSAFPVLISLPGGRGYPTNYWGTGPGLGLQQAVADGVKDGTSLPFILVMPVTNADTKHHFDGSDIPGEPKMGTWMADDVPDFARANFRTFTSRDGWAFMGSSAGGFNGFKQVLKYPERFKAVIASGVDIVPDSPLWRGNQQAMDENNPEKLAEKLIAAGGPDVYVNFQIGTKEGGRDLAEKFMKEYGKGPVHTWLQVIQDGEHNGKSYVRGMREGSLAWISKVMQGPTPDPAVR is encoded by the coding sequence GTGCAGTATGACCAGCAAGGCGACGGCGGCCCCATGACCAAGGCCCGCCGTCGCCCCAAGCGCCTGCGCCAGGTGCTGATCGTCGGCGGCCTCGCGGCCGTCATCGCCGCCGGGGGCGGCGGCGCGTACAAGGCCGGCCTGTTCTCCGACATAGGGGATCCGGTGTCCTTCGGGAAGATCCAGGAGTCGGCGGCGGCCGAGGAGATCCGGCCGGGGGTGCTGATGCCCACCGGACCCAAGGCCGAGTTCGAACGCACCGCCCGCCTGCCCGACGGCACGCAGATCGCCAAGACCACGCTGGTGGGGGCGAAGTCCGGCTTCACGGGTGACGTGTGGGTGTGGGTGCCGAAGGAGTACGACGAGCCGCGCTACGCCAAGAGCGCGTTCCCGGTGCTGATCTCCCTGCCCGGCGGCCGCGGCTACCCGACCAACTACTGGGGGACCGGTCCCGGCCTCGGCCTCCAGCAGGCCGTCGCGGACGGGGTGAAGGACGGCACGAGCCTGCCGTTCATCCTCGTCATGCCGGTGACCAACGCCGACACCAAGCACCACTTCGACGGCTCGGACATCCCCGGCGAGCCGAAGATGGGCACCTGGATGGCCGATGACGTCCCGGATTTCGCGAGGGCCAATTTCCGCACCTTCACCTCCCGCGACGGCTGGGCCTTCATGGGCTCCTCGGCGGGCGGTTTCAACGGCTTCAAGCAGGTCCTGAAGTACCCCGAGCGCTTCAAGGCGGTCATCGCCAGCGGCGTCGACATCGTCCCGGATTCCCCGCTGTGGAGGGGAAACCAGCAGGCCATGGACGAGAACAACCCGGAGAAGCTCGCCGAGAAACTGATCGCGGCCGGTGGTCCGGACGTGTACGTGAACTTCCAGATCGGCACCAAGGAGGGCGGCCGCGACCTCGCCGAGAAGTTCATGAAGGAGTACGGAAAGGGCCCGGTGCACACCTGGCTCCAGGTGATCCAGGATGGTGAGCACAACGGAAAGTCGTACGTACGCGGCATGAGGGAGGGCTCCCTGGCGTGGATCAGCAAGGTGATGCAGGGACCGACACCCGATCCCGCCGTGCGGTGA
- a CDS encoding trypsin-like peptidase domain-containing protein, whose translation MSPVVKGASAAAAAGIAAVCGLVFLEASGERPVHPFPTVGVLMAGGEHWCTASVVDSPRGNVVATAAHCVAPAGEDGQPGDVAHDGLAIGELSFAPAFSGEGSGSRPLGVWKVRSIHVDERWTKWGDETADYAFLTVEPDEDGHSVQERVGRGEAPTPDWTSGYERDVTVVGYPESEHNPQNKPVSCTTQTHHDDEDPAMLYISCAGFWTGTSGSPWIADRGGTGRPGHLIGVLSGGDTDVDSTAALYDERAKALYERAARD comes from the coding sequence GTGAGCCCGGTGGTGAAGGGGGCCTCGGCCGCGGCCGCGGCGGGGATCGCGGCCGTGTGCGGGCTCGTGTTCCTCGAGGCGTCCGGCGAGCGGCCGGTGCACCCCTTCCCGACCGTGGGCGTGCTGATGGCGGGCGGCGAGCACTGGTGCACGGCGAGCGTGGTCGACAGCCCCCGGGGCAACGTCGTCGCGACCGCCGCGCACTGCGTGGCCCCGGCGGGCGAGGACGGGCAGCCCGGCGACGTCGCGCACGACGGCCTCGCCATCGGCGAGCTGTCCTTCGCCCCCGCCTTCTCCGGCGAGGGCTCCGGCAGCCGGCCGCTGGGCGTGTGGAAGGTCCGCTCGATCCATGTGGACGAGCGGTGGACGAAGTGGGGCGACGAGACCGCCGACTACGCCTTCCTCACCGTCGAGCCCGACGAGGACGGCCACAGCGTGCAGGAGCGCGTCGGTCGGGGCGAGGCACCCACCCCCGACTGGACCTCCGGCTACGAACGCGACGTCACCGTGGTGGGCTACCCCGAGTCCGAGCACAACCCGCAGAACAAGCCGGTGTCCTGCACCACCCAGACCCACCACGACGACGAGGACCCCGCCATGCTGTACATCAGCTGCGCGGGATTCTGGACGGGCACCAGCGGCAGCCCCTGGATCGCCGACCGGGGCGGCACGGGCAGGCCGGGCCACTTGATCGGCGTCCTGAGCGGCGGGGACACGGACGTGGACTCCACCGCCGCGCTCTACGACGAGCGGGCCAAGGCCCTCTACGAGCGCGCCGCGCGCGATTGA
- a CDS encoding EamA family transporter, whose product MHRTTAAPAPTSTPRRTGGAVWTALGLVYVVWGSTYLGIRIVVETMPPFLSAGARFITAGLVLAAVVAVRYGPGALRVSGRQLGSTVLVGLLLIPGGNGLVALAETSVPSGLAALLVAAVPMWVVLLRAGTGDRPRAWTLFGVLVGFVGLAVLTSPGLSGEVRLSGVLLVLVASVLWSLGSFSGSKLSLPANPFTGSVYQMLAGGLAGIVVGLLRGEHRGLDVGAFSTASWVALAYLVLVGSVVGFTAYAWLLQSAPLSLVATYAYVNPVVAVALGWLILDEALTWPILVGGGIVVAAVGVIVSTERRK is encoded by the coding sequence GTGCACAGAACCACGGCCGCGCCGGCGCCCACGTCCACACCGCGCCGCACCGGCGGCGCGGTGTGGACCGCCCTCGGCCTCGTGTACGTCGTCTGGGGGTCGACGTACCTCGGCATCCGGATCGTCGTCGAGACCATGCCGCCGTTCCTGTCGGCCGGCGCCCGGTTCATCACCGCCGGACTCGTCCTGGCCGCGGTCGTCGCCGTGCGGTACGGGCCCGGCGCACTGCGGGTCAGCGGCCGGCAGCTCGGCTCGACGGTACTGGTCGGGCTGCTGTTGATCCCCGGCGGCAACGGCCTGGTCGCCCTGGCCGAGACCTCGGTGCCGTCCGGGCTGGCCGCGCTGCTGGTGGCCGCGGTGCCGATGTGGGTGGTGTTGCTGCGCGCGGGCACCGGGGACCGTCCTCGCGCCTGGACCCTGTTCGGGGTGCTCGTGGGGTTCGTGGGGCTGGCGGTGCTGACGAGTCCGGGGCTGAGCGGGGAGGTGCGGCTGTCGGGGGTGCTGCTGGTGCTGGTGGCCTCCGTGCTGTGGTCGCTGGGCTCCTTCTCGGGCTCGAAGCTCTCGCTGCCGGCCAATCCGTTCACCGGCAGCGTCTACCAGATGCTGGCGGGTGGGCTCGCCGGGATCGTCGTCGGGCTGCTGCGCGGGGAGCACCGGGGCCTGGACGTCGGAGCCTTCTCCACCGCCTCCTGGGTGGCGCTGGCCTACCTGGTGCTGGTCGGTTCCGTGGTGGGCTTCACCGCGTACGCGTGGCTGCTCCAGTCGGCGCCGCTGTCGCTGGTGGCCACGTACGCCTACGTCAACCCGGTGGTCGCCGTCGCCCTGGGGTGGCTGATCCTCGACGAGGCCCTGACCTGGCCGATCCTGGTCGGCGGCGGGATCGTGGTGGCGGCGGTGGGGGTGATCGTCAGCACCGAACGGCGGAAGTAG
- a CDS encoding isocitrate lyase/phosphoenolpyruvate mutase family protein — protein sequence MTTTRDLNALAETFTALHVAGAPLALANAWDVASARIVEAAGSPAVATTSAGVAWSLGAADGDVLARDRALDLITRVADAVSVPVTADIEGGFGADADAVGETVTGVLAAGAVGINIEDATRAPAEFAERLAAARAAAERAGVPLYINARIDTFLFGLGAEEARLDETLARAAAYLRAGASGIFVPGVVDPTVVAELVKGVDAPLNVLVAPGAPSVAEFAALGVARVSLGGRIAEAAYALVRRATEELLAGGTYGALADALPYGELNSLLKG from the coding sequence ATGACCACCACACGCGACCTCAACGCCCTCGCCGAGACCTTCACCGCCCTGCACGTCGCCGGAGCCCCCCTGGCCCTGGCGAACGCCTGGGACGTCGCGAGCGCCCGTATCGTCGAGGCGGCCGGTTCCCCCGCCGTCGCCACCACCAGCGCCGGCGTCGCCTGGTCGCTGGGCGCGGCCGACGGGGACGTCCTGGCCCGCGACCGGGCCCTGGACCTGATCACCCGGGTGGCCGACGCCGTGTCCGTCCCCGTCACCGCCGACATCGAGGGCGGCTTCGGCGCCGACGCCGACGCGGTCGGCGAGACCGTCACCGGGGTCCTGGCCGCCGGCGCGGTCGGCATCAACATCGAGGACGCCACCCGCGCCCCCGCCGAGTTCGCCGAACGCCTCGCGGCCGCGCGGGCCGCCGCCGAGCGTGCCGGCGTACCGCTGTACATCAACGCGCGCATCGACACGTTCCTGTTCGGCCTCGGCGCCGAGGAAGCGCGGCTCGACGAGACCCTCGCGCGCGCCGCCGCCTACCTCCGGGCGGGGGCGAGCGGCATCTTCGTGCCCGGCGTCGTCGACCCGACCGTCGTCGCCGAGCTGGTCAAGGGCGTCGACGCCCCGCTGAACGTGCTCGTCGCCCCCGGCGCCCCGAGCGTCGCCGAGTTCGCCGCCCTCGGCGTGGCCCGGGTCAGCCTCGGCGGCCGGATCGCGGAGGCCGCGTACGCACTCGTCCGCCGCGCCACCGAGGAACTGCTGGCCGGCGGCACGTACGGGGCGCTCGCCGACGCGCTCCCGTACGGCGAGCTGAACTCCCTGCTCAAGGGCTGA
- a CDS encoding threonine synthase, protein MTHALPGYLCPEDGTRADARTAPWCCPLCAGPWDLDFTPDPAGALDPTSGPPSLWRYAAALPLPGAFAVSLAEGYTPLVPLTDRIHAKLDFLMPTLSFKDRGAVMLAEVARRLAPARVIADSSGNAGTSVAAYCARAGLNCEVFVPEGTSEKKTEQIRAHGADVRIVPGGREATALAARAAADAPGVFYASHVYNPYFLHGTKTYAYEIWEALGGRLPEALVVPVGNGTLLLGAALAVEELARRGVRPPALIAVQAEAVAPLAAAFAAGAEDAEPVAQLPTLAEGIAIPAPPRARQVLAAVRKSGGTFLTVPDDRLRAAQRDLARRGLFVEPTAAACWAAVGPGAPDDPLQGRTAVLPLCGAGAKSGLAAAP, encoded by the coding sequence ATGACGCACGCACTTCCCGGTTACCTCTGCCCCGAGGACGGCACGCGCGCGGACGCGCGGACGGCCCCCTGGTGCTGCCCGCTCTGCGCCGGCCCCTGGGACCTCGACTTCACACCGGATCCGGCCGGCGCCCTGGATCCGACGTCCGGACCCCCGTCGCTGTGGCGCTACGCCGCCGCGCTGCCGCTGCCGGGGGCTTTCGCCGTCTCGCTCGCGGAGGGGTACACGCCGCTGGTGCCGCTCACGGATCGGATTCACGCCAAGCTCGACTTCCTGATGCCGACCCTCTCCTTCAAGGACCGGGGCGCCGTGATGCTCGCGGAGGTGGCCCGACGGCTGGCCCCGGCGCGGGTGATCGCGGACAGCAGCGGCAACGCGGGAACCTCCGTCGCGGCGTACTGCGCGCGGGCCGGGCTGAATTGTGAAGTTTTCGTGCCCGAGGGCACCTCGGAGAAGAAGACCGAGCAGATCCGCGCCCACGGGGCGGACGTACGGATCGTGCCGGGCGGGCGCGAGGCCACCGCGCTCGCCGCCCGCGCGGCGGCGGACGCCCCGGGTGTCTTCTACGCCAGCCACGTCTACAACCCGTACTTCCTGCACGGGACGAAGACGTACGCGTACGAGATCTGGGAGGCCCTCGGCGGCCGGCTGCCCGAGGCGCTGGTGGTGCCCGTCGGCAACGGCACCCTGCTGCTGGGCGCCGCGTTGGCGGTGGAGGAGCTGGCCCGGCGCGGGGTGCGGCCACCCGCGCTGATCGCCGTACAGGCCGAGGCGGTGGCCCCGCTGGCGGCGGCCTTCGCCGCGGGCGCCGAGGACGCCGAGCCGGTGGCGCAGCTGCCCACCCTGGCGGAGGGCATCGCGATCCCGGCGCCGCCGCGCGCCCGCCAGGTCCTGGCGGCGGTGCGGAAGTCCGGGGGCACCTTCCTGACCGTCCCGGACGATCGGCTGCGCGCCGCCCAGCGGGACCTGGCCCGGCGCGGCCTCTTCGTGGAGCCGACGGCCGCCGCCTGCTGGGCGGCGGTCGGCCCGGGCGCTCCCGACGACCCCCTCCAGGGGCGTACGGCCGTCCTGCCCCTGTGCGGGGCGGGCGCCAAGTCGGGCCTGGCCGCGGCCCCGTAG
- a CDS encoding S8 family peptidase — protein MSVMRHTRRIAGAGAIAVVALALGAAGALPASAAAADNSPLGVIENAGAAGSVPGSYIVTLDDSAARSTAESGKAVAKRYGAKIDRTYSAALNGYSVEVSEAQARKLAADPAVKSVVQNRVFTVDATQPNPPSWGLDRIDQRALPLNQSYTYPDKAGEGVTAYVIDTGVRITHQDFGGRASYGYDAIDNDNTAQDGHGHGTHVAGTVGGTAHGVAKKAKIVGVRVLNNQGSGTTAQVVAGIDWVTRNAVKPAVANMSLGGGADSALDTAVRNSVASGITYAVAAGNESTDASTKSPARVAEAITVGSTTNTDAKSSFSNYGSILDIFAPGSSITSTWGTGDTATNTISGTSMASPHVAGAAAVYLSQNPASTPAQVSAGLVAAATPNVVTSPGTGSPNRLLNVGGSTTPPDPGTRFENLNDYAINDNSTVESPITVSGISGNAPATLSVPVDIKHTYVGDLRVDLVAPDGSVYNLRNRTGGSADNIIQTFTVNASSEVANGVWKLRVADLAGADVGKIDSWALQF, from the coding sequence ATGTCCGTGATGCGTCACACCCGACGGATCGCCGGCGCCGGCGCGATAGCCGTCGTCGCCCTCGCGCTCGGCGCCGCCGGAGCGCTACCCGCCTCCGCGGCCGCCGCCGACAACAGCCCCTTGGGCGTCATCGAGAACGCGGGCGCCGCCGGCTCCGTTCCCGGGAGCTACATCGTCACGCTGGACGACTCCGCCGCCCGCTCCACCGCCGAGAGCGGCAAGGCCGTCGCCAAGCGGTACGGGGCGAAGATCGACCGGACCTACAGCGCCGCCCTCAACGGCTACTCCGTCGAGGTCTCCGAAGCGCAGGCCAGAAAACTCGCGGCCGACCCGGCCGTGAAATCGGTCGTGCAGAACCGTGTCTTCACCGTCGACGCCACCCAGCCCAATCCCCCGTCGTGGGGCCTGGACCGCATCGACCAGCGGGCGCTGCCGCTCAACCAGAGCTACACCTACCCGGACAAGGCCGGTGAGGGCGTCACCGCCTACGTCATCGACACCGGCGTACGGATCACCCACCAGGACTTCGGCGGCCGCGCCTCCTACGGCTACGACGCCATCGACAACGACAACACCGCCCAGGACGGCCACGGCCACGGCACGCACGTCGCGGGCACCGTCGGCGGCACCGCGCACGGCGTCGCGAAGAAGGCGAAGATCGTCGGCGTCCGGGTGCTCAACAACCAGGGCTCCGGGACCACCGCGCAGGTCGTCGCCGGCATCGACTGGGTGACCCGCAACGCGGTCAAGCCCGCCGTGGCCAACATGTCGCTCGGCGGCGGCGCCGACTCCGCGCTCGACACGGCCGTGCGCAACTCCGTCGCGTCCGGCATCACCTACGCCGTCGCGGCCGGCAACGAGTCCACCGACGCCTCCACCAAGTCCCCGGCCCGCGTGGCCGAGGCCATCACCGTCGGCTCGACCACCAACACCGACGCCAAGTCGAGCTTCTCCAACTACGGCTCGATCCTGGACATCTTCGCGCCGGGCTCCTCCATCACCTCCACGTGGGGCACCGGGGACACGGCCACCAACACCATCTCCGGTACGTCGATGGCCTCCCCGCACGTCGCGGGCGCGGCCGCCGTCTACCTCTCGCAGAACCCGGCGAGCACCCCGGCCCAGGTCTCCGCGGGCCTGGTCGCCGCCGCCACCCCGAACGTGGTCACCAGCCCCGGTACCGGCTCCCCGAACCGCCTGCTGAACGTGGGCGGCTCCACCACCCCGCCCGACCCGGGGACCCGGTTCGAGAACCTGAACGACTACGCGATCAACGACAACTCCACCGTCGAGTCGCCGATCACGGTCAGCGGGATCTCCGGCAACGCCCCCGCCACGCTGAGCGTGCCGGTCGACATCAAGCACACCTACGTCGGTGACCTGCGGGTCGACCTGGTCGCCCCCGACGGCTCGGTGTACAACCTGCGCAACCGCACCGGCGGCAGCGCGGACAACATCATCCAGACCTTCACCGTGAACGCCTCCTCCGAGGTCGCCAACGGCGTCTGGAAGCTGCGCGTCGCCGACCTCGCGGGCGCCGACGTGGGCAAGATCGACTCCTGGGCCCTGCAGTTCTGA
- a CDS encoding GntR family transcriptional regulator has protein sequence MTFGEQPAYLRVAGDLRRKIVDGSLPPHARLPSQARIREEYGVSDTVALEARKVLMAEGLVEGRSGSGTYVREQPVPRRVARSGYRTAGASTPFRQEQADSAARGTWESKSEQAAAPADIAERLGIEPGDRVMRTRYVFRDAGEAMMLSTSWEPLAVTGRTPVMLPEEGPLGGSGVVDRMAAIDVVVDNVVEEVGARPGLAEEIMSLGGVPGHVVLVVSRTYFASGRAVETADVVVPADRYRLSYHLPVR, from the coding sequence GTGACTTTCGGTGAGCAGCCGGCCTATCTTCGCGTCGCCGGGGATCTGCGACGGAAGATCGTCGATGGGTCCCTGCCCCCGCACGCCCGGCTCCCGTCCCAGGCCCGGATCCGCGAGGAGTACGGCGTCTCCGACACGGTAGCGCTGGAGGCGCGCAAGGTCCTCATGGCGGAGGGCCTCGTCGAGGGCCGTTCGGGGTCCGGTACGTATGTTCGGGAGCAGCCGGTGCCGCGCCGCGTGGCCCGCTCCGGCTACCGCACGGCCGGCGCGTCGACCCCGTTCCGCCAGGAGCAGGCGGACTCCGCCGCGCGGGGCACGTGGGAGTCGAAAAGCGAGCAGGCGGCGGCCCCGGCCGACATCGCGGAGCGGCTCGGCATCGAGCCGGGCGACCGCGTCATGCGCACCCGGTACGTCTTCCGGGACGCCGGCGAGGCCATGATGCTCTCCACCTCCTGGGAGCCCCTGGCCGTCACCGGCCGGACCCCGGTGATGCTGCCGGAGGAGGGCCCGTTGGGCGGCTCGGGGGTCGTGGACCGCATGGCCGCGATCGACGTCGTCGTGGACAACGTGGTGGAGGAGGTCGGCGCCCGACCGGGCCTGGCCGAGGAGATCATGTCGCTCGGCGGGGTCCCCGGACACGTCGTCCTCGTCGTCAGCCGTACCTACTTCGCCTCCGGTCGCGCGGTCGAGACGGCGGACGTGGTGGTCCCCGCCGACCGCTACCGCCTCTCCTACCACCTGCCCGTGCGCTGA
- a CDS encoding SPOR domain-containing protein — MSDSGALLAWLVIRQDDNGNRYRVGRYATRAEAQKVVDSLDDRGHKQLYWVERIGQGSQTATTN; from the coding sequence ATGAGCGACAGCGGTGCCCTGCTCGCATGGCTGGTCATACGTCAGGACGACAACGGCAACCGCTACCGGGTGGGCCGGTACGCCACCCGGGCCGAGGCCCAGAAGGTCGTCGACAGCCTCGACGACCGCGGACACAAGCAGCTCTACTGGGTCGAGCGGATCGGACAGGGCAGCCAGACCGCCACGACGAACTGA
- a CDS encoding (deoxy)nucleoside triphosphate pyrophosphohydrolase, translated as MTVRVVVGGALCHDGRLLAARRSAPPELAGRWELPGGKAEPGETVPEALVRELREELGVETEALERIPGEWPLRPGLVLHVWTARLVAGEPTPLEDHDELRWLAPHELDTVDWLDQDRPAVAEAGRRLIAGPAAP; from the coding sequence ATGACTGTACGCGTGGTCGTGGGCGGAGCCCTTTGTCATGACGGGCGCCTGCTGGCCGCCCGGCGCAGCGCGCCGCCCGAGCTCGCCGGCCGGTGGGAACTCCCCGGCGGGAAGGCCGAGCCGGGCGAGACCGTACCCGAGGCGCTGGTCCGCGAACTGCGCGAGGAACTCGGCGTCGAGACCGAGGCGCTGGAGCGGATCCCGGGGGAGTGGCCGTTGCGGCCCGGCCTGGTCCTGCACGTGTGGACCGCCCGACTGGTGGCCGGGGAGCCGACGCCGCTGGAGGACCACGACGAGCTGCGCTGGCTCGCGCCGCACGAGCTGGACACGGTCGACTGGCTCGACCAGGACCGCCCGGCGGTCGCCGAGGCGGGCCGCCGACTGATCGCGGGCCCGGCGGCCCCCTGA